A genomic segment from Polyangium mundeleinium encodes:
- a CDS encoding isopenicillin N synthase family dioxygenase: protein MPPDLSAVPIVDLAPLVRGGPDKHSAARAIDQACRGSGFFYVVGHGVDEALAAHLDALCRTFFAQDLDQKREIRMERAGRAWRGYFPVGGELTSGKPDLKEGIYFGAEHGDDHPRVRAELPLHGNNLFPDLPGFREAVLAWMAEMTRLGHVILEGMALGLGLPASYFAERYTADPTILFRAFHYPPPHDASEGWGVGEHTDYGLLTILRQDDAGGLQVKSGGRWIEAPPVPGSFVCNIGDMLDRMTGGQYRSTPHRVRNRSGRSRLSLPFFFDPGWDAKIQAIDMSRADGQADERWDHQDVHEFRGTYGQWLLGKIAKVFPELGRTAGVT, encoded by the coding sequence ATGCCCCCCGACCTCTCCGCCGTCCCGATCGTGGACCTCGCCCCGCTCGTGCGCGGCGGCCCGGACAAACACTCCGCGGCGCGGGCGATCGACCAGGCTTGCCGCGGCTCGGGGTTCTTTTACGTGGTGGGCCACGGCGTCGACGAGGCCCTCGCCGCGCACCTCGACGCGCTCTGCCGGACGTTCTTCGCGCAGGATCTCGATCAAAAGAGGGAGATTCGCATGGAAAGGGCGGGCCGCGCGTGGCGGGGGTATTTCCCTGTCGGCGGGGAGCTCACCTCCGGCAAACCCGACCTCAAAGAGGGCATTTATTTCGGCGCCGAGCACGGAGACGACCACCCGCGTGTCCGGGCCGAGCTCCCCCTGCACGGGAACAACCTCTTCCCGGACCTTCCGGGCTTCCGCGAGGCCGTGCTCGCGTGGATGGCCGAAATGACCCGCCTCGGGCACGTGATCCTCGAAGGAATGGCCCTCGGCCTCGGCCTCCCCGCGTCCTATTTCGCCGAACGTTACACCGCGGATCCCACGATCCTCTTCCGGGCCTTCCATTACCCGCCTCCGCACGACGCGTCCGAGGGCTGGGGCGTCGGAGAGCACACCGATTATGGTTTGCTCACGATCCTCCGGCAGGACGACGCCGGAGGATTGCAGGTGAAATCGGGCGGTCGCTGGATCGAGGCGCCGCCCGTCCCGGGATCGTTCGTCTGCAACATCGGCGACATGCTCGATCGAATGACGGGCGGCCAGTATCGATCCACGCCGCACCGCGTCCGCAATCGCTCGGGGAGGAGCCGGCTCAGCTTGCCGTTTTTCTTCGATCCAGGCTGGGACGCGAAGATCCAGGCGATTGACATGAGCCGTGCGGACGGCCAAGCGGACGAGCGGTGGGATCACCAAGACGTGCACGAATTTCGAGGGACCTACGGGCAATGGCTGCTCGGAAAAATCGCGAAGGTCTTCCCGGAGCTCGGGCGAACGGCTGGCGTGACGTGA
- a CDS encoding FHA domain-containing protein — protein MRANDDEESGEETGTFGPLFDNRGTIAALATTNENLPAPPPRAAFLVAYDRLAELAAAARKPGFAVAVIDARARLAGAVLCEAGSPLTIGRHTKCRLQVPSSAISLRHMAALVLAEGGAPKLKVWDLNTKLPFRAEDGQESGALASDGPTYLSIGAYALWFLPCSPAVAWPERAGDAWTSMPPRTFVDRRAPAAADKRAGVDALPPPRLRGGPYRGLEEPSRVTTQASPLLLGDDEEPEIAWGTIRLQAGMAKAKRRVSAERLEQGLLIGRYERCGLSIGEIDRNVSRVHFLLVRIGADVWAIDTGSTNGVRRNGRSIEAEVLADVDRLEFGSRMILDWHRLEHPEA, from the coding sequence ATGCGCGCAAACGACGACGAGGAGTCCGGGGAAGAGACCGGCACGTTTGGTCCCCTTTTCGACAACCGCGGCACGATCGCCGCCCTCGCCACGACCAACGAAAACCTCCCCGCACCCCCGCCCCGCGCCGCGTTCCTCGTCGCCTACGACCGGCTCGCCGAGCTCGCCGCCGCCGCGCGAAAGCCCGGTTTCGCCGTCGCGGTCATCGACGCGCGCGCGCGCCTCGCCGGCGCCGTCCTCTGCGAGGCAGGATCGCCGCTCACGATCGGCCGGCACACGAAGTGCCGCTTGCAAGTGCCTTCGTCCGCGATCTCGCTCCGCCACATGGCTGCCCTCGTCCTCGCCGAGGGCGGCGCGCCGAAGCTCAAGGTCTGGGACCTCAACACGAAGCTACCTTTCCGCGCCGAAGATGGGCAGGAGAGCGGCGCGCTCGCATCCGACGGCCCCACATACCTCTCGATCGGCGCGTACGCGCTCTGGTTCTTGCCGTGCTCCCCGGCCGTCGCGTGGCCCGAGCGCGCGGGGGATGCGTGGACCTCGATGCCGCCGCGCACGTTCGTCGATCGCCGCGCCCCGGCCGCGGCCGACAAACGCGCCGGCGTCGACGCATTGCCCCCGCCGCGCCTGCGCGGCGGCCCGTATCGCGGCCTCGAAGAGCCCTCGCGTGTCACCACGCAAGCCTCGCCGCTCCTGCTCGGCGACGACGAAGAGCCCGAGATCGCCTGGGGCACGATCCGCCTGCAGGCCGGCATGGCGAAGGCGAAGCGGCGCGTCTCGGCGGAGCGCCTCGAACAAGGCCTGCTCATCGGCCGCTACGAGCGATGTGGCCTCTCCATCGGCGAGATCGACAGAAACGTCTCCCGCGTGCATTTCCTCCTCGTCCGCATCGGCGCGGACGTCTGGGCCATCGACACGGGCAGCACGAACGGCGTGCGCCGGAACGGCCGTTCGATCGAGGCCGAGGTCTTGGCGGACGTGGATCGCCTCGAGTTCGGCTCGCGGATGATCCTCGACTGGCACCGGCTCGAACACCCCGAGGCCTGA
- a CDS encoding creatininase family protein: MRARRPYIADLTTQTLQSLLTGPTPPVVLVPVGSVEPHGPHLPLGTDTIIGDAVAERAALLLEAKGTVALVGPSVPYGITRFAEGFAGAVTVTEAALIAFLRAVIEGYLHAGFSHVCLVSNHLEPAHDAAVRASLEGLPLGSASVASPLSRRWARTLSAEFKSGACHAGRYETSILLAAAPDTVDEARMASLPALTISLSDGIRQGKTSFLAMGITDAYTGAPAEATAEEGRDSIERLATMVVGEVEDGLAAKALRGEASRGA; this comes from the coding sequence ATGCGCGCCCGACGCCCTTACATCGCGGATCTCACGACCCAGACGCTGCAATCCCTGCTCACGGGTCCCACGCCGCCCGTCGTGCTCGTCCCGGTCGGCTCCGTCGAGCCGCACGGGCCGCACCTGCCTCTCGGGACGGACACGATCATCGGCGACGCCGTGGCAGAGCGCGCGGCCCTGCTCCTCGAAGCGAAGGGAACGGTCGCGCTGGTCGGCCCGAGCGTGCCTTATGGAATCACGCGTTTCGCCGAGGGGTTCGCCGGCGCCGTCACGGTCACGGAGGCCGCGCTCATTGCGTTCCTGCGCGCCGTGATCGAGGGATACTTGCATGCGGGGTTTTCCCATGTTTGCCTGGTTTCGAATCACCTCGAGCCAGCGCACGACGCCGCGGTGAGGGCCTCCCTCGAGGGCCTGCCCCTGGGGAGCGCCTCCGTCGCCTCGCCGCTCTCGCGCCGCTGGGCGCGCACGCTCTCCGCGGAGTTCAAGAGCGGCGCGTGCCATGCGGGACGGTACGAGACGTCCATCCTCCTCGCGGCTGCCCCGGACACCGTCGACGAAGCCCGCATGGCGTCGCTCCCGGCGCTCACCATCAGCCTCTCGGACGGCATCCGTCAGGGCAAAACGAGCTTTCTCGCCATGGGAATCACGGACGCCTATACGGGCGCGCCTGCCGAGGCCACGGCCGAGGAGGGGCGCGATTCGATCGAGCGCCTCGCGACGATGGTCGTGGGCGAAGTGGAAGACGGTCTCGCCGCGAAGGCCCTCCGGGGTGAAGCTTCGCGGGGTGCATGA
- a CDS encoding DUF4215 domain-containing protein yields the protein MKRPIALVFPLIALLWAVVLLACPRAAQAATTIPGGNINNQTWTPAGSPYIVQGDIIVPSGSKLTIQAGVEVQFATTDGMMTGQDTGEVEMTIRGTLEVQGTAASPVNFRSTSSGAGQWYGVVVDAATAVLTTTELVVQHAQYGFRVLDGAPALSGFTAHTNSYGVYYSGQGGGSISNAVIRNNSSYGVYISSSGASSVSVSITNATLNQNGGYGVYAYTSSPSLTVNITDSIVTNHTYGVYRDTFGGTTNVSVAYSNVWGNTTNYSGASAGTGSFSANPLYVSTSNLRLTSNSPARFASAASTDIGALPYTSDATNGLLGTLWTNTTLNLAGSPYTSTGDLTVAPGVTLTLDPGVTVRFATTDTMGSGMDTGETELIVRGTLNSKGTAAQPVTLAGSTSGAGQWYGVVFRQTATNPVLTGVAITDAQYGIRVVEGAPALSGFTAYTNSYGVYYSGLGGGSISNAVIRNNSSYGVYISSSGASSVSVSITNATLNQNGGYGVYAYTSSPSLTVNITDSIVTNHTYGVYRDTFGGTTNVSVAYSNVWGNTTNYSGASAGTGSFSANPLYVSTSNLRLTSNSPARFASATSTDIGALPYTGDATNGLLGTLWTNTTLNLAGSPYTSTGDLTVAPGVTLTLDPGVTVRFATTDAMGSGMDTGETELIVHGTLNSKGTAAQPVTLAGSTSGAGQWYGVVFRQTATNPVLTGMTIRDAQYGVRVVEGAPDLAGVTAHTNSYGVYYSGLGGGSITNAVIRNNSSYGVYMSSSGAGSVSVSITNATLNQNGGYGVYAYTSSPSLAVTVKNSIVTNHTYGIYRDTFGGSTTVTVTYSDVWGNTTNYSGASGGVGTTSTNPLYVSAPTNLKLQATSFCIDVGTATGAPNKDIEGTTRPLDGDGLNGPAFDMGAYEYAPVSVCGDGTLGAGEACDDGLANGQYGKCKADCSGPGPYCGDGMANGPEQCDDGNASNNDGCLATCMAAACGDGFVRTGVEQCDDGNTSNTDGCVMGCKTAACGDGYVQSGVEQCDDGNMVNTDVCTNACKPAACGDGYVQAGEQCDDGNTSNNDTCLNACVNPSCGDGYVQTGVEQCDDGNMVNTDACVMGCKNAGCGDGYVQAGVEVCDDGNQNDNDTCLSTCQAPKCGDGVVQMGVEQCDDGNMNNEDGCLNSCMTAKCGDGVVQAGVEQCDDGNMVNTDACLNSCAQAKCGDGVLRAGFEQCDDGNQSNNDACLNTCVNAKCGDGQVQTGIEQCDDGNVSNTDACLNTCVQASCGDGFMQAGVEACDDGNASNTDACLNQCVQASCGDGFVQAGVEPCDDGNGNNTDACLVGCKAASCGDGVVQSGVEACDDGNTVDDDGCRNNCSLPGCGDGVVGAGEACDDGNMSNTDACLGTCLAASCGDGFVQSGVEECDDGNTNDTDNCVSGCMKAICGDGFVEDGVEACDDGNDDDTDGCKSDCSLATCGDGVVQADEACDDGNDDDTDACLSTCENASCGDGFVQSGVEECDDGNLADGDGCSASCAEEGQGGAGGGGGAGGAGGDGGAGGAGGAGGAGGAGGAGGRDLPDDGGCGCRTAPGADEGHAGSLLVVLGALGLVIGRRRKAA from the coding sequence ATGAAGCGCCCGATAGCGCTCGTATTTCCGTTGATCGCCCTTTTATGGGCCGTCGTTCTGCTCGCGTGTCCACGCGCCGCCCAGGCCGCGACGACGATCCCGGGCGGCAACATCAACAACCAGACCTGGACCCCGGCCGGCAGCCCCTACATCGTGCAAGGGGACATCATCGTCCCCTCGGGCTCGAAGCTCACGATCCAGGCCGGCGTCGAGGTGCAGTTCGCCACGACGGACGGCATGATGACGGGCCAGGACACCGGCGAGGTTGAGATGACGATCCGCGGCACGCTGGAGGTGCAGGGGACCGCAGCGAGCCCGGTGAACTTCCGCTCCACGTCGTCGGGCGCGGGTCAGTGGTACGGCGTCGTCGTCGACGCGGCGACGGCCGTTCTCACGACGACGGAGCTCGTCGTGCAGCACGCGCAATACGGGTTTCGCGTGCTCGACGGCGCCCCGGCGCTCTCTGGGTTCACGGCGCACACGAACTCGTACGGCGTGTACTACTCCGGGCAGGGCGGCGGGTCGATCTCGAACGCGGTGATCCGGAACAACTCGAGCTACGGCGTGTACATATCGTCGTCAGGCGCGTCGAGCGTGTCGGTTTCGATCACGAATGCGACGCTCAACCAGAATGGCGGCTATGGCGTGTACGCATACACGTCCTCGCCGTCGCTCACGGTGAACATCACGGATTCGATCGTGACGAACCACACGTACGGAGTCTACCGGGACACGTTCGGCGGGACGACGAACGTGTCGGTGGCGTACTCGAACGTGTGGGGCAATACGACAAACTACTCAGGGGCGAGCGCGGGCACGGGGAGCTTTTCGGCGAATCCGCTGTACGTGTCGACGTCGAACCTGCGGTTGACGTCGAACTCGCCGGCACGCTTCGCGAGCGCAGCGAGCACCGATATCGGGGCGCTGCCGTACACGAGTGATGCGACGAACGGTCTGCTCGGCACGTTGTGGACGAACACGACGCTGAACCTGGCGGGCTCGCCGTACACGTCGACGGGTGATTTGACGGTGGCGCCGGGCGTGACGCTGACGCTCGACCCCGGTGTGACGGTGCGTTTCGCGACGACCGACACGATGGGCTCGGGGATGGACACCGGGGAGACGGAGCTCATCGTGCGCGGCACGCTGAACTCGAAGGGGACGGCGGCGCAGCCCGTGACGCTCGCGGGGTCGACGTCGGGCGCGGGGCAATGGTACGGCGTGGTCTTCCGGCAAACGGCGACGAACCCGGTGCTCACGGGCGTGGCGATCACGGATGCGCAATATGGGATTCGCGTGGTCGAGGGCGCCCCGGCGCTCTCCGGGTTCACGGCGTACACGAACTCGTACGGCGTGTATTACTCCGGGCTCGGCGGCGGGTCGATCTCGAATGCAGTGATCCGGAACAACTCGAGCTATGGCGTGTACATATCGTCGTCGGGCGCGTCGAGCGTGTCGGTTTCGATCACGAATGCGACGCTCAACCAGAATGGCGGCTATGGCGTGTACGCATACACGTCCTCGCCGTCGCTCACGGTGAACATCACGGATTCGATCGTGACGAACCACACGTACGGAGTCTACCGGGACACGTTCGGCGGGACGACGAACGTGTCGGTGGCGTACTCGAACGTGTGGGGTAATACGACAAACTACTCAGGGGCGAGCGCGGGCACGGGGAGCTTTTCGGCGAATCCGCTGTACGTGTCGACGTCGAACCTGCGGTTGACGTCGAATTCGCCGGCACGCTTCGCGAGCGCGACGAGCACCGATATCGGGGCGCTGCCGTACACGGGCGATGCGACGAACGGCCTGCTCGGCACGTTGTGGACGAACACGACGCTGAACCTGGCGGGCTCGCCGTACACGTCGACGGGTGATTTGACGGTGGCGCCGGGTGTGACGCTGACGCTCGATCCCGGTGTGACGGTGCGTTTCGCGACGACCGACGCGATGGGCTCGGGGATGGACACCGGGGAGACGGAGCTCATCGTGCACGGCACGCTGAACTCGAAGGGAACGGCGGCGCAGCCCGTGACGCTCGCGGGGTCGACGTCGGGCGCGGGGCAATGGTACGGCGTGGTCTTCCGGCAAACGGCGACGAACCCCGTGCTCACGGGCATGACGATCAGGGATGCGCAATACGGGGTTCGCGTGGTCGAGGGCGCCCCGGATCTCGCCGGGGTCACGGCGCATACGAATTCGTACGGCGTGTACTACTCCGGGCTCGGCGGCGGTTCGATCACGAACGCCGTGATCCGGAACAATTCGAGCTACGGCGTGTACATGTCGTCGTCGGGCGCGGGGAGCGTGTCGGTTTCGATCACGAACGCGACGCTCAACCAGAATGGCGGCTACGGCGTGTACGCGTACACGTCCTCGCCGTCGCTCGCGGTGACGGTTAAAAATTCGATCGTGACGAACCACACGTACGGAATCTACAGGGACACGTTCGGTGGTTCGACGACGGTGACGGTGACGTACTCGGACGTGTGGGGCAACACGACAAACTATTCGGGGGCGAGCGGGGGCGTGGGCACGACCTCGACGAACCCGCTTTATGTCTCTGCGCCGACGAACCTCAAGCTCCAGGCGACGAGCTTCTGCATCGACGTGGGCACGGCGACGGGCGCGCCGAACAAGGACATCGAGGGTACGACGCGGCCGCTCGACGGGGATGGGCTCAATGGCCCGGCGTTCGACATGGGCGCCTACGAATACGCGCCGGTGTCGGTCTGCGGCGACGGGACGCTCGGCGCGGGCGAGGCGTGCGACGACGGGTTGGCGAACGGGCAATACGGCAAGTGCAAGGCCGACTGCTCGGGCCCCGGGCCCTATTGCGGCGACGGCATGGCGAACGGGCCGGAGCAATGCGACGACGGAAACGCGTCGAACAATGACGGCTGCCTCGCGACGTGCATGGCGGCGGCCTGCGGCGACGGGTTCGTCCGGACGGGCGTCGAGCAATGCGATGACGGGAACACGTCGAACACGGACGGCTGCGTCATGGGTTGCAAGACCGCGGCCTGCGGCGACGGGTACGTGCAGTCCGGCGTCGAGCAATGCGACGACGGGAACATGGTGAACACCGACGTGTGCACGAACGCCTGCAAGCCCGCTGCCTGCGGCGACGGCTACGTGCAGGCCGGCGAGCAATGCGATGATGGGAACACGTCGAACAACGACACCTGCCTGAACGCCTGCGTGAACCCGAGCTGCGGTGACGGGTACGTGCAGACCGGCGTCGAGCAGTGCGACGACGGCAACATGGTGAACACCGACGCCTGCGTCATGGGCTGCAAGAACGCCGGTTGCGGCGACGGGTACGTGCAGGCCGGCGTCGAGGTGTGCGACGACGGCAACCAGAACGACAATGACACATGCCTGAGCACGTGCCAGGCCCCGAAGTGCGGCGACGGCGTCGTGCAAATGGGCGTCGAGCAGTGCGACGACGGCAACATGAACAACGAGGACGGCTGCCTGAACTCGTGCATGACCGCGAAATGCGGCGACGGGGTCGTGCAGGCCGGCGTCGAGCAGTGCGACGACGGCAACATGGTGAACACGGATGCCTGTCTGAACTCCTGCGCGCAGGCCAAGTGCGGCGACGGCGTGCTCCGCGCGGGCTTCGAGCAGTGCGACGACGGCAACCAGAGCAACAATGACGCGTGCTTGAACACGTGCGTCAACGCGAAATGCGGCGACGGTCAAGTCCAGACCGGCATCGAGCAATGCGACGACGGGAATGTGTCGAACACGGACGCGTGCCTGAACACCTGCGTGCAGGCGAGCTGCGGCGATGGCTTCATGCAGGCCGGCGTCGAGGCCTGCGACGACGGCAACGCGAGCAACACGGACGCGTGCCTCAATCAATGCGTGCAGGCGAGCTGCGGCGACGGGTTCGTCCAGGCGGGCGTCGAGCCTTGCGACGACGGAAACGGCAACAACACGGACGCGTGCCTCGTCGGCTGCAAGGCGGCGAGCTGCGGCGATGGGGTCGTGCAGTCGGGCGTCGAGGCCTGCGACGATGGCAACACGGTCGATGACGACGGCTGCCGGAACAACTGCTCGCTGCCGGGCTGCGGCGACGGCGTCGTCGGGGCGGGCGAGGCCTGCGACGACGGGAACATGTCGAACACGGACGCGTGCCTCGGCACGTGCCTCGCGGCGAGCTGCGGGGACGGGTTCGTGCAATCGGGCGTCGAGGAATGCGACGACGGAAACACGAACGACACGGACAACTGCGTCTCGGGTTGCATGAAAGCAATTTGCGGCGACGGATTCGTCGAAGACGGCGTCGAGGCCTGCGACGACGGCAATGACGACGACACGGACGGCTGCAAGAGCGACTGCTCGCTGGCGACATGCGGCGACGGCGTGGTGCAGGCGGACGAGGCGTGCGACGACGGCAATGACGACGACACGGACGCGTGCCTCTCGACGTGCGAGAATGCGAGCTGCGGCGATGGGTTCGTGCAATCGGGCGTCGAGGAATGCGATGACGGCAATCTGGCGGACGGCGACGGCTGCAGCGCATCGTGCGCGGAGGAGGGCCAAGGCGGCGCCGGCGGCGGCGGTGGTGCCGGCGGCGCGGGTGGCGACGGTGGTGCGGGTGGCGCTGGCGGCGCTGGCGGCGCTGGCGGCGCGGGTGGCGCGGGTGGCCGCGACCTGCCCGACGACGGCGGCTGCGGCTGCCGGACGGCGCCCGGCGCGGACGAGGGGCACGCGGGCTCGCTGCTCGTGGTGCTCGGCGCGCTCGGCCTCGTGATCGGGCGGCGGCGCAAGGCCGCGTGA
- a CDS encoding FG-GAP repeat domain-containing protein, which produces MKALGGMLILALGGVAACSGGDGTGAGGTAGTAGAGGMAGAGGMGGTAGGGMGGDGGSGGVFVPGCPSGIVCGTGDCCAQGSECVIDACLPACATSVRCGADLSVCCGAGEVCVADQCAKPGGNCLDWADCAEGEFCESTLGVCLPQPPPGAATCEYKPPPGPLKPVLEWSWTESTIFPAFHQVINMPVVVDLENDGTPDVVIVTSNNFNANQTAYLRALNGKDGIEKWDAAVDVYADANRVQPRVTPAAADIDGDGLVEIVTGKAGGGLIAFEHDGKVKWTSKQADGTTAWTVALDSATVAIADLEGDGKPEIVVGGAVFDANGVLRFNGGAFFGANTGTYGAVSIIADLDGVMPQEIVSGKKALRADGTTYWEQAALSDGYPAIADLDLDGKPELVVVSNDTVRVQSPTTGAVIASVAMPGNGLGGPPTIADFDADGLPEIAAANGTAYSVFEFEAGETATLSVKWQKTTQDGSSNRTGSSVFDFQGDGAAEVVYNDECYFRVYDGATGDTLYEEKNPSATIHEYPVVADVDGDNNTEVVLAANDLFHLNGQNGCPYGTNGLRHGIYVYGDADDNWVRTRKIWNQHAYHLTNVNANGTVPSPESASWISPFGLNNYRQSNQGAGVFNAPDLQVSLEASLAPCPGGVDLRAFVQNKGTNGVPPGVKVRFYRGNGPDGTFIGEATTTKALLPGQYELVVLQYKTLASDVVMSFYVEVDKDEAGESGLNECLEDNNGTTLGGVECGDLN; this is translated from the coding sequence ATGAAAGCGCTTGGTGGGATGTTGATCCTGGCCCTCGGAGGCGTGGCCGCTTGCAGCGGCGGCGATGGGACCGGGGCCGGCGGCACCGCGGGCACCGCGGGCGCGGGGGGAATGGCCGGCGCGGGGGGGATGGGGGGGACGGCCGGCGGTGGAATGGGCGGGGACGGCGGCTCGGGCGGCGTGTTCGTCCCGGGATGCCCGTCTGGCATCGTCTGCGGCACGGGCGATTGTTGCGCGCAGGGCTCCGAGTGCGTGATCGACGCGTGCTTGCCGGCCTGCGCCACGAGCGTCCGATGCGGCGCCGATCTTTCGGTGTGCTGCGGGGCCGGCGAGGTCTGCGTGGCGGACCAATGCGCCAAGCCCGGCGGCAATTGCCTCGACTGGGCCGATTGCGCCGAGGGCGAGTTCTGCGAATCGACGCTCGGCGTCTGCTTGCCGCAGCCGCCCCCGGGCGCCGCGACTTGCGAATACAAGCCGCCCCCCGGCCCCCTCAAGCCGGTGCTGGAATGGTCCTGGACGGAGAGCACCATTTTCCCGGCGTTCCACCAGGTCATCAACATGCCCGTGGTCGTCGATCTGGAAAACGACGGCACCCCGGACGTGGTGATCGTGACGTCGAACAACTTCAACGCGAACCAGACGGCCTACCTGCGCGCCTTGAATGGCAAGGACGGCATCGAGAAATGGGACGCGGCCGTGGACGTGTACGCCGATGCGAACCGCGTGCAGCCGCGCGTGACGCCGGCGGCGGCCGACATCGACGGCGACGGACTCGTCGAGATCGTGACCGGCAAGGCGGGCGGCGGGCTCATCGCGTTCGAGCACGACGGCAAGGTCAAATGGACGTCCAAGCAAGCGGACGGCACCACGGCCTGGACCGTGGCGCTCGACTCGGCCACGGTGGCGATCGCGGACCTCGAGGGCGACGGCAAGCCCGAGATCGTCGTCGGCGGCGCCGTCTTCGATGCGAATGGAGTCCTCCGGTTCAACGGCGGCGCGTTCTTCGGGGCAAACACGGGCACCTACGGCGCCGTCAGCATCATCGCCGACCTCGACGGCGTGATGCCGCAGGAGATCGTGAGCGGCAAAAAAGCGCTCCGGGCCGACGGCACCACGTATTGGGAGCAAGCCGCGCTCAGCGACGGCTATCCCGCCATCGCGGATCTCGACCTCGATGGCAAGCCCGAGCTCGTCGTGGTCTCGAACGACACCGTGCGTGTCCAGAGCCCGACGACCGGCGCGGTCATCGCCAGCGTCGCGATGCCCGGCAATGGCCTCGGCGGCCCCCCGACCATCGCTGATTTCGACGCCGACGGCTTGCCCGAGATCGCTGCGGCGAACGGCACGGCGTACTCCGTCTTCGAGTTCGAGGCCGGCGAGACCGCCACGCTCAGCGTGAAATGGCAAAAGACGACGCAGGACGGCTCGTCGAACCGCACCGGCTCGAGCGTCTTCGATTTCCAGGGCGACGGCGCGGCCGAGGTCGTCTACAACGACGAGTGCTATTTCCGCGTCTATGACGGCGCCACCGGGGACACGCTCTACGAGGAGAAGAACCCGTCGGCGACGATCCACGAGTACCCGGTCGTCGCCGACGTCGACGGCGACAACAACACGGAGGTCGTGCTCGCCGCGAACGACCTCTTCCACCTGAATGGACAGAACGGCTGCCCCTACGGCACCAATGGCCTGCGGCACGGCATTTACGTGTACGGCGACGCGGACGACAACTGGGTGCGGACGCGCAAGATCTGGAACCAGCACGCCTACCACCTCACGAACGTGAACGCGAACGGCACCGTCCCATCGCCCGAGTCCGCGAGCTGGATCAGCCCCTTCGGCCTCAACAACTACCGCCAGTCGAACCAGGGCGCCGGCGTCTTTAATGCCCCCGACCTCCAGGTCAGCCTCGAAGCGTCGCTCGCCCCCTGCCCGGGCGGCGTGGATCTTCGGGCGTTCGTGCAAAACAAGGGCACGAACGGCGTCCCGCCCGGCGTGAAGGTGAGGTTTTACCGGGGCAATGGCCCGGACGGCACGTTCATCGGCGAAGCGACCACCACGAAGGCGCTCCTGCCCGGCCAGTACGAGCTCGTCGTCTTGCAATACAAGACGCTGGCGAGTGACGTCGTCATGTCGTTCTACGTCGAGGTCGACAAGGACGAGGCCGGAGAGAGCGGCCTGAACGAATGCCTCGAAGACAACAACGGCACCACGCTCGGCGGCGTCGAGTGCGGCGACCTGAACTGA
- a CDS encoding Phenylacetic acid catabolic protein, which yields MTKAQETGGDDRWQRTLVQMMQGQAYRELAAVHLFGHGLQFVPEMRWLKLFTWHIREELEHYEAVARMYHDFTGESIEPVVNERLAARPVPLAASFYELAMAQFLYDRGGFWQLREYEECSFEPYRKVVRKIVEEERGHQALGERLVVELSLTGRYDADKQRLFERWLRQGLLSFGRPGSDGARYAVAIGLKKRDPAAVMQDFLDDITSAMRLCGLVFPSLAALGIEGPEKAPAAPGPESALPHTERSAGQSAA from the coding sequence ATGACGAAAGCACAGGAGACCGGCGGCGACGACCGCTGGCAGCGGACGCTCGTCCAGATGATGCAGGGGCAGGCCTACCGCGAGCTCGCAGCGGTGCACCTCTTCGGCCACGGCCTCCAATTCGTCCCGGAGATGCGCTGGCTCAAGCTCTTCACCTGGCACATCCGCGAGGAGCTCGAGCACTACGAGGCCGTGGCGCGCATGTACCATGATTTCACGGGCGAGAGCATCGAGCCCGTCGTGAATGAGCGCCTCGCCGCGCGCCCCGTGCCCCTCGCCGCGAGCTTTTACGAGCTCGCGATGGCGCAGTTCCTTTATGACCGCGGCGGCTTCTGGCAGCTCCGCGAGTACGAGGAATGCAGCTTCGAGCCGTACCGCAAGGTGGTCCGCAAGATCGTCGAGGAAGAGCGTGGACACCAGGCGCTCGGCGAGCGGCTCGTCGTGGAGCTGTCGCTCACGGGGCGATACGACGCGGACAAACAGCGGCTCTTCGAGCGATGGCTCCGGCAGGGGCTGCTCTCGTTTGGCCGGCCGGGCAGCGACGGGGCGCGATACGCGGTCGCGATTGGGCTCAAAAAGCGTGATCCGGCGGCCGTGATGCAAGACTTCCTCGACGACATCACCTCGGCCATGCGCCTGTGCGGCCTCGTGTTTCCGTCGCTCGCCGCGCTCGGGATCGAGGGGCCCGAAAAGGCGCCCGCGGCGCCGGGGCCCGAGAGCGCGCTGCCGCACACCGAGCGCAGCGCGGGCCAGTCCGCGGCGTAG